One Corallococcus exiguus DNA segment encodes these proteins:
- a CDS encoding cupin domain-containing protein: MAGPSIWKGLPFVFQGAEPVIVRAMTVSSPEVVAGLRRRLWVYRMLVMGLCVALLGLLLGLRRALTPLPPPDVEVVDVRERMAALEKARPGASDISETYFASDTASVHQHVMGRGQTCPLHIHRAPYEATIIVAGEAHVWQVWGEEGRRMERRGVHGPGWLVASPPFTGHEWRNPDEDRALGNLVFTVPGFDGNLYVPAEDARLLRGTAPFAQEPREALAGLRKRGVTLEETPLPVLQGRMSRVLLEGGEWAVKATPDAPVVAYVAAGRGIAEVAEARPLLEGQLWVLRRDARVRSEEGSPVALYVFHPPPEAVAGR, translated from the coding sequence ATGGCAGGTCCCTCCATCTGGAAGGGCCTGCCATTCGTGTTTCAAGGGGCTGAACCTGTCATCGTGCGGGCCATGACCGTGTCGTCACCAGAGGTTGTCGCCGGGCTGCGCCGTCGGCTCTGGGTCTACCGGATGCTGGTGATGGGGCTGTGTGTCGCGTTGCTGGGGCTCCTGTTGGGGCTCCGGCGCGCGCTGACCCCTCTGCCGCCGCCTGATGTGGAGGTGGTGGACGTTCGCGAGCGGATGGCGGCCCTGGAGAAGGCGCGGCCGGGCGCTTCGGATATCTCGGAGACGTACTTCGCGTCCGACACCGCCAGCGTGCACCAGCACGTGATGGGGCGGGGCCAGACGTGCCCCCTGCACATCCACCGTGCGCCCTACGAGGCCACCATCATCGTCGCGGGCGAGGCGCACGTGTGGCAGGTCTGGGGCGAGGAGGGGCGGCGGATGGAGCGGCGCGGGGTGCACGGGCCGGGTTGGCTCGTGGCCTCGCCACCCTTCACGGGGCACGAGTGGCGCAACCCCGATGAGGACCGGGCGCTGGGCAACCTGGTGTTCACCGTGCCGGGCTTCGACGGGAACCTCTACGTCCCGGCGGAGGACGCGCGGCTGTTGCGCGGCACGGCGCCCTTCGCCCAGGAGCCTCGCGAGGCCCTCGCCGGGCTGCGGAAGCGGGGCGTGACGCTGGAGGAGACGCCGCTGCCGGTGCTCCAGGGGCGCATGTCGCGTGTTCTGCTGGAGGGTGGGGAGTGGGCGGTGAAGGCGACGCCCGACGCGCCGGTGGTGGCTTATGTGGCGGCGGGACGGGGCATCGCGGAGGTGGCGGAGGCCCGGCCGCTGCTTGAGGGCCAACTCTGGGTGCTGCGCCGGGATGCCCGGGTGCGCTCGGAGGAGGGCTCACCCGTGGCGCTGTATGTGTTTCACCCGCCGCCGGAAGCGGTCGCGGGGCGCTGA
- the mrpC gene encoding Crp/Fnr family transcriptional regulator MrpC, whose amino-acid sequence MHGFNRPLGPIGSNVVAPLQATSSGMMVTANKLVPGQEAIDFKGYFKVESFPHNSTIYRPGDTSDRVYLLKSGRVRLMRIGKNSTRSVVSILRPGDLFGELFRPEGTPIEEMAVAAGEAEVWSIEGRDFRAQLEARPALAVDVVRAYADRVRSLRKRVLGLTFKEVPARLADTLLTLVEAHGERCPHGGETDLRGITQQDLADLVGASRSFVSTLINEMKREGVLGNVGRILCVRDQKALRKLASKEK is encoded by the coding sequence ATGCACGGCTTCAACCGCCCCCTCGGCCCTATCGGTTCCAATGTCGTGGCGCCGCTGCAGGCGACGTCGTCCGGCATGATGGTGACCGCGAACAAGCTGGTCCCCGGCCAGGAGGCCATCGACTTCAAGGGGTACTTCAAGGTCGAGTCCTTCCCGCACAACTCGACCATCTACCGCCCCGGCGACACGTCTGACCGCGTGTACCTGCTGAAGTCCGGCCGCGTGCGCCTGATGCGCATTGGCAAGAACAGCACCCGTTCGGTGGTGTCCATCCTGCGCCCGGGCGACCTGTTCGGCGAGCTGTTCCGCCCGGAAGGCACGCCCATCGAGGAGATGGCCGTGGCGGCGGGCGAGGCCGAGGTGTGGAGCATCGAGGGCCGTGACTTCCGCGCCCAGCTGGAGGCCCGTCCGGCCCTGGCGGTGGACGTGGTGCGCGCCTACGCGGACCGCGTGCGCTCGCTGCGCAAGCGCGTCCTGGGCCTGACCTTCAAGGAGGTTCCGGCCCGGCTGGCGGACACCCTGCTCACGCTGGTGGAGGCGCACGGCGAGCGCTGCCCGCACGGCGGTGAGACGGACCTGCGCGGGATTACCCAGCAGGACCTGGCGGACCTGGTGGGCGCCTCGCGCTCCTTCGTGTCCACGCTCATCAACGAGATGAAGCGCGAGGGCGTGCTCGGCAACGTCGGCCGCATCCTCTGCGTGCGTGACCAGAAGGCCCTGCGCAAGCTGGCCTCCAAGGAGAAGTAA
- a CDS encoding sensor histidine kinase, with protein MNAHLLQAAQLAWSPNLRVTRAEGDCAQVLRRDAKALVGMSLHTALGVPQERARELDARAREDRRAVEFVTLSAGGPTGNPPANHLRLVLGMDGEEAAAGVLDLGTVLEGAPPVQISKLSSSLSHEIRNPLSSVKMAVQTLARNTGLSDRDKRRLTIANREIRTMERMLWLLSEYGRESVANLDAHALRSVVQEATAMVAPELAERRIEVDVKEEADLPRVRVDPNRLRPVLAQVLLNVAMGLPEEGRVQVTLRKDDPGHVSLILDDPAAALPPEDRGTLFDPFGSRLARGAGLSLAALRRVMTGVGGDVAAQGSAEPGMVFTLTFAA; from the coding sequence ATGAACGCCCATCTCCTGCAAGCCGCGCAGCTCGCCTGGTCTCCCAACCTCCGGGTGACACGCGCCGAAGGTGACTGCGCCCAGGTGCTGCGCCGCGACGCCAAGGCGCTCGTGGGCATGTCCCTGCACACCGCGCTCGGGGTTCCCCAGGAGCGCGCCCGCGAACTGGATGCGCGAGCGCGCGAGGACCGCCGCGCGGTCGAGTTCGTCACCCTCTCCGCGGGAGGCCCCACCGGCAACCCGCCCGCCAACCACCTGCGGCTCGTGCTGGGCATGGACGGCGAGGAGGCCGCCGCGGGCGTGCTCGACCTGGGCACCGTGCTGGAGGGCGCCCCGCCGGTGCAGATCTCCAAGCTGTCCTCGTCGCTCAGCCATGAGATCCGCAACCCGCTCTCCTCCGTGAAGATGGCGGTGCAGACGCTGGCCCGGAACACCGGCCTGTCGGACCGGGACAAGCGGCGGCTCACCATCGCCAACCGCGAAATCCGCACCATGGAGCGCATGCTCTGGCTGCTCTCCGAGTACGGCCGCGAGAGCGTCGCGAACCTGGACGCCCACGCCCTGCGCTCGGTCGTCCAGGAGGCGACCGCCATGGTGGCCCCGGAACTGGCTGAGCGCCGCATCGAGGTGGATGTGAAGGAAGAGGCGGACCTGCCCCGCGTGAGGGTGGATCCCAACCGGTTGAGGCCCGTGCTCGCTCAAGTCCTGCTCAACGTGGCCATGGGCCTGCCAGAAGAGGGCCGCGTCCAGGTGACGCTGCGCAAGGACGACCCGGGCCACGTCAGCCTCATCCTGGATGATCCGGCCGCGGCCCTGCCTCCGGAGGACAGGGGCACGCTGTTCGACCCCTTCGGCTCGCGGTTGGCGCGGGGCGCGGGGCTGTCCCTGGCCGCCCTGCGGCGGGTGATGACGGGTGTGGGGGGCGACGTGGCGGCCCAGGGGAGCGCGGAACCGGGGATGGTGTTCACGCTGACGTTCGCCGCCTGA
- a CDS encoding sigma-54-dependent transcriptional regulator, which produces METLLIVDDDVSLLETLTMHFEEIEQDDGQPRYQVVTATSAAAGLKAAQENMPSVVILDMMLPDRTGLEIIEEMKGLCGDARIILVTAYHDMETTIRAMKAGAFDYIHKPFPDPAALDLVVERALEYRQLSRRADEVHRENAVVRLGDIVGTSPSMQQLVKEIGKVASSTATVLINGESGTGKELIARVIHNYSYDEPRPFIGINCSAIVDTLLESELFGHEKGAFTGAVAGKPGKFELAEDGTVFLDEIGDMSLMLQAKLLRVLQEREFERVGGVKRVKLRARVIAATHRHLADEVDQGRFREDLYQRLKVITLVIPPLRERREDIPPLVKHLLERINEKVHKRVTRVPHEVMERLTRLPWRGNVRELENVLTRAVVLAPGDVLRNDDLPALEANPSGLDAQRGGGPGAAGGMFAAPAVDDVSLIPTLEEAERQLIARAMAVTKGHKGRTCQILGISRPTLERKLQKFGLAQGQGPQVHPYPVKDAS; this is translated from the coding sequence ATGGAGACCCTCCTCATCGTCGACGATGACGTGTCGCTGCTCGAAACCCTCACGATGCACTTCGAGGAGATCGAGCAGGACGACGGGCAGCCGCGCTACCAGGTGGTGACGGCCACCAGCGCGGCCGCGGGCCTCAAGGCCGCCCAGGAGAACATGCCCAGCGTGGTCATCCTGGACATGATGCTCCCGGACCGCACGGGCCTGGAGATCATCGAGGAGATGAAGGGCCTGTGCGGCGACGCGCGCATCATCCTCGTCACCGCCTACCACGACATGGAGACGACCATCCGGGCCATGAAGGCCGGTGCGTTCGACTACATCCACAAGCCCTTCCCGGATCCGGCCGCCCTGGACCTCGTCGTGGAGCGCGCGCTGGAGTACCGCCAGCTGTCGCGCCGCGCGGATGAAGTCCACCGCGAGAACGCCGTCGTCCGACTGGGCGACATCGTGGGCACCAGCCCCTCCATGCAGCAGCTGGTGAAGGAGATTGGCAAGGTCGCGAGCAGCACCGCGACGGTGCTGATCAACGGCGAGAGCGGCACGGGCAAGGAGCTCATCGCACGCGTCATCCACAACTACTCCTACGACGAGCCCCGGCCCTTCATCGGCATCAACTGCTCCGCCATCGTGGACACGCTGCTGGAGAGCGAGCTGTTCGGCCACGAGAAGGGCGCCTTCACCGGCGCGGTCGCAGGCAAGCCCGGCAAGTTCGAGCTGGCCGAGGACGGCACCGTCTTCCTGGATGAGATTGGCGACATGTCGCTGATGCTCCAGGCGAAGCTGTTGCGCGTGCTCCAGGAGCGCGAGTTCGAGCGGGTGGGCGGCGTCAAGCGCGTGAAGCTGCGCGCCCGCGTCATCGCCGCCACCCACCGCCACCTCGCGGACGAGGTGGACCAGGGCCGCTTCCGCGAGGACCTCTACCAGCGCCTCAAGGTCATCACCCTCGTCATCCCGCCGTTGCGTGAACGGCGCGAGGACATCCCCCCGCTCGTGAAGCACCTGCTGGAGCGCATCAACGAGAAGGTGCACAAGCGCGTCACCCGCGTGCCCCACGAGGTGATGGAGCGCCTCACGCGCCTGCCCTGGCGCGGCAACGTGCGCGAACTGGAGAACGTCCTCACCCGCGCCGTGGTGCTCGCACCCGGTGACGTGCTCCGCAACGACGACCTGCCCGCCCTGGAGGCGAACCCCTCAGGCCTGGACGCCCAGCGCGGGGGAGGACCGGGCGCCGCGGGCGGCATGTTCGCCGCCCCCGCCGTGGACGACGTGAGCCTCATCCCCACCCTGGAAGAGGCCGAACGGCAGCTCATTGCCCGGGCCATGGCCGTCACCAAGGGCCACAAGGGACGCACGTGTCAGATCCTGGGCATCAGCCGTCCAACGCTTGAACGAAAGCTTCAAAAGTTCGGTCTCGCACAGGGGCAGGGTCCACAGGTGCACCCTTATCCGGTGAAGGATGCTTCCTGA
- a CDS encoding TolB family protein: MALDVATKKPERIRLPPPYWATTLAISPDGQHVVFTMYEEGAFNDLLYRWDWRTKSAPVRIGNSRGFHADPVVSPDGQWVYFAHHPRKGGPPGQHDESANAQLYRVKMDGTGLAALTDEPGCHLRPAFRPDGELVYVHTLCSVTTKTLHLMREGQPASGALASGNLNEPSFAPDGRRLVYVEREASDAILKEWTSAKRPPKALHKFRLSEDANARVQYGATGREIYFQDDDSVLQLAGLKVTRLFSIGSVP, from the coding sequence GTGGCCTTGGACGTCGCGACGAAGAAGCCCGAGCGCATCCGGCTGCCGCCGCCGTATTGGGCCACGACGCTGGCCATCTCGCCAGACGGCCAGCACGTCGTCTTCACGATGTATGAGGAAGGCGCGTTCAATGATTTGCTGTACCGGTGGGACTGGAGAACGAAGTCCGCCCCAGTTCGCATCGGAAATAGCCGGGGCTTCCATGCGGATCCCGTGGTCAGTCCAGATGGACAGTGGGTCTATTTCGCCCATCACCCACGAAAAGGCGGCCCTCCGGGACAGCATGATGAGAGCGCGAATGCTCAGTTGTACCGTGTGAAGATGGACGGAACCGGTCTTGCGGCGCTCACGGATGAGCCTGGATGTCATCTGCGCCCGGCCTTCCGCCCCGATGGAGAGCTTGTCTATGTCCACACGCTGTGCAGTGTGACCACGAAAACCCTGCACCTGATGCGCGAGGGACAACCTGCCTCCGGGGCACTCGCGTCTGGCAATTTGAACGAACCCTCTTTCGCTCCTGACGGGCGGCGTCTGGTCTATGTGGAGCGCGAGGCGTCAGACGCGATCTTGAAGGAATGGACCTCCGCGAAGCGTCCACCCAAAGCGCTGCACAAGTTCCGCCTCTCAGAGGATGCGAACGCGCGAGTGCAATACGGCGCGACGGGCCGTGAAATCTATTTCCAGGACGACGACTCCGTCCTCCAACTTGCCGGTCTGAAAGTCACCCGGCTCTTTTCCATTGGGAGCGTCCCATGA
- a CDS encoding fused MFS/spermidine synthase, producing the protein MAALLFLSGATALVYELVWSKYLGNVLGNSGQAHAVVLATFMGGLALGAFVFGRTADRVKNPLALYGVLELGVGLYALAFPYVLGALEHLWLSLAPHVPEGLRVAPRLLVSSLSLVVPTLLMGGTLPALVRHFAASLAGVRKELARLYAINSLGAAVGVYVAGTRLVPLVGLSASAKLAAGINVLLALAALALARQHPPAVTVGAAAGAEDVAYPRRAVRAALVGVMLSGFTSMLYQVTWIRLLSIVLGASTYAFTLILTAFILGIGLGSFWLMTRKEGGDSLKLYGWTQVGLVLSLCVALPLYVRLPHLFRWSEWMLTRAVETWPVFQGITFAFCCLVLLVPTFIMGIAFPAAARVATAKVSEVGRQLGGVYLWNTAGTLSGSVLGGLVLMPFWGMQGNFIAGAVANLLSAALAFRALSAPKEGEGASVVPAWRTLAPVGVTAVLAAVVLGSMHGWPQRLANIAAIRAHQKPPDSYAKLLESTEKNIVPRFYADDTFASVMVGDLPSENLRFMKINGKTDASNGSDIETQVVAGHLGALLHPRDPKNVLVIGSGAAITTGSVLAHPVERLDMVEISPAVIDAARLFKEDNRNAVDDPRTHVHIDDAKTFMALAPIRYDLIISVPSNPWVSGVSGLFTRDFFQLVDKHLTDDGVMVQWIHTYESNRELVRLVIRTLQDTFPHATTWLGPEDLVMVASRKPLSFNAAEVAARMARPDVKADLARVEINDLFGLLSKQVHTEAGQKAFAGEGPINTDDQNLLEYASPVAFFLANLDVRVNDERRSPETGPGLLLHQYLRDYPPTAEQAAGLYRNVQRYHADKDPTVRGVAALWRSLAPEDPAAALALGRAVLAQGDLTLAASLLEPEVARGGRSPELVTEYLKLVTARAWAARTVWTPMNADGALAVGREVAALHPQDAKLQKAFKAYCEALPPDPAGGPPVCPRRRLASPETGGMKP; encoded by the coding sequence GTGGCGGCCCTTCTGTTCCTGTCGGGGGCCACGGCGCTCGTCTACGAGCTGGTCTGGTCCAAATACCTGGGGAACGTGCTGGGCAACAGCGGCCAGGCGCACGCCGTCGTGCTGGCCACGTTCATGGGGGGCCTGGCGCTGGGGGCGTTTGTCTTCGGGCGGACAGCGGACCGGGTGAAGAACCCCCTGGCGCTCTACGGCGTGCTGGAACTGGGCGTGGGCCTGTACGCGCTGGCGTTCCCGTACGTCCTGGGGGCGCTGGAGCACCTGTGGCTGTCCCTGGCGCCCCATGTGCCGGAAGGCCTGCGGGTGGCACCGCGCCTGCTCGTGTCCTCGCTGTCCCTGGTGGTGCCCACGCTGCTCATGGGCGGCACGCTGCCGGCATTGGTGCGCCACTTCGCGGCGAGCCTCGCCGGGGTGCGCAAGGAGCTGGCGCGGCTGTATGCCATCAACAGCCTGGGCGCGGCGGTGGGCGTCTACGTGGCGGGCACGCGGCTGGTGCCGCTGGTGGGCCTGTCCGCGTCCGCGAAGCTGGCCGCGGGCATCAACGTGCTGCTCGCACTGGCGGCGCTGGCGCTGGCCCGTCAACACCCACCGGCGGTGACAGTGGGCGCGGCGGCGGGCGCGGAGGACGTGGCCTATCCCCGGCGGGCGGTGCGGGCCGCGCTCGTGGGCGTGATGCTGTCGGGCTTCACGTCCATGCTGTACCAGGTGACGTGGATCCGCCTGCTGTCCATCGTGCTGGGGGCGTCCACGTATGCCTTCACGCTCATCCTGACGGCGTTCATCCTGGGCATCGGCCTGGGCAGCTTCTGGCTGATGACGCGCAAGGAGGGCGGGGACTCGCTGAAGCTGTATGGCTGGACGCAGGTGGGGCTGGTGTTGAGCCTCTGCGTGGCGTTGCCGCTGTACGTGCGGCTGCCGCACCTGTTCCGCTGGTCGGAGTGGATGCTCACGCGCGCGGTGGAGACGTGGCCTGTCTTCCAGGGCATCACCTTCGCGTTCTGCTGCCTGGTGCTGCTGGTGCCCACGTTCATCATGGGCATCGCGTTCCCGGCGGCGGCCCGCGTGGCCACGGCGAAGGTGTCCGAGGTGGGGCGCCAGCTGGGCGGCGTGTACCTGTGGAACACGGCGGGCACGCTCTCCGGCTCCGTGCTGGGCGGGCTGGTGCTGATGCCTTTCTGGGGCATGCAGGGCAACTTCATCGCGGGAGCGGTGGCGAACCTCCTCTCCGCGGCGCTGGCGTTCCGAGCGCTGTCCGCGCCGAAGGAAGGGGAGGGCGCAAGCGTGGTGCCCGCGTGGCGGACGCTGGCGCCGGTGGGCGTGACGGCGGTGCTGGCGGCGGTGGTGCTGGGCAGCATGCACGGCTGGCCGCAGCGGCTGGCGAACATCGCGGCCATCCGTGCGCACCAGAAGCCGCCGGACAGCTACGCGAAGCTGTTGGAGAGCACGGAGAAGAACATCGTCCCGCGCTTCTACGCGGACGACACCTTCGCCTCGGTGATGGTGGGGGACCTGCCGAGCGAAAACCTGCGCTTCATGAAGATCAACGGGAAGACGGACGCGTCGAACGGGAGCGACATCGAGACGCAGGTGGTGGCGGGCCACCTGGGCGCGCTGCTCCACCCACGCGACCCGAAGAACGTGCTCGTCATCGGCTCGGGCGCGGCCATCACCACGGGCAGCGTGCTGGCGCACCCGGTGGAGCGCCTGGACATGGTGGAAATCTCCCCGGCGGTCATCGATGCGGCGCGCCTGTTCAAGGAGGACAACCGCAACGCGGTGGATGATCCGCGCACGCACGTGCACATCGACGACGCGAAGACGTTCATGGCGCTGGCGCCCATCCGGTACGACCTCATCATCAGCGTGCCGTCCAACCCCTGGGTGTCGGGCGTGTCCGGCCTCTTCACGCGCGACTTCTTCCAACTGGTGGACAAGCACCTGACGGACGACGGCGTGATGGTGCAGTGGATCCACACCTACGAGAGCAACCGCGAACTGGTGCGGCTGGTGATCCGCACGCTGCAGGACACCTTCCCGCACGCCACGACGTGGCTGGGCCCGGAGGACCTGGTGATGGTGGCCAGCCGCAAGCCGCTGTCGTTCAACGCGGCGGAGGTGGCCGCGCGCATGGCCCGGCCGGACGTGAAGGCGGACCTGGCGCGGGTGGAGATCAACGACCTGTTCGGCCTGCTGTCCAAGCAGGTGCACACCGAGGCCGGACAGAAGGCCTTCGCGGGTGAGGGCCCCATCAACACGGACGACCAGAACCTTTTGGAGTACGCGTCGCCGGTGGCGTTCTTCCTGGCGAACCTGGACGTGCGCGTGAATGACGAGCGCCGGTCGCCGGAGACAGGGCCCGGGCTGCTCCTGCACCAGTACCTGCGCGACTACCCACCCACCGCCGAGCAGGCCGCGGGGCTGTACCGCAACGTGCAGCGCTACCACGCGGACAAGGATCCAACGGTCCGGGGCGTGGCGGCGCTGTGGCGTTCACTGGCGCCGGAGGATCCCGCGGCGGCGCTCGCGCTGGGCAGGGCGGTGCTGGCGCAGGGGGATCTGACCCTCGCGGCGTCCCTGCTGGAGCCGGAGGTGGCGCGGGGCGGCCGTTCCCCGGAGCTGGTGACGGAGTACCTGAAGCTGGTGACGGCCCGGGCCTGGGCCGCGCGCACGGTGTGGACGCCGATGAACGCGGACGGGGCGCTGGCGGTGGGCCGCGAGGTGGCGGCGCTCCACCCCCAGGATGCGAAGCTGCAGAAGGCGTTCAAGGCCTACTGCGAGGCCCTTCCTCCGGACCCTGCGGGAGGACCGCCCGTATGCCCACGGCGGCGCCTGGCGAGCCCTGAAACAGGGGGGATGAAACCTTGA